From Solidesulfovibrio carbinoliphilus subsp. oakridgensis, the proteins below share one genomic window:
- a CDS encoding [FeFe] hydrogenase, group A, with amino-acid sequence MSRIEMEKIFYEQRTPAPGADLDKLFFVQVDESKCIGCDACLSYCPTGAIVGEMGEPHKIVAPEACIHCGQCLTHCPQGAIYEEQSWVPEIEARLKDKNVQVVAMPAPAVRYALGDAFGLPVGAVTTEKMLAALQKLGCSNVWDNEFAADVTIWEEGSEFLARLTKKSDKPLPQFTSCCPGWQKYAETFYPELLPHFSSCKSPIGMMGSLAKTYGAEKAKYDPAKVYTVSIMPCTAKKYEGLRPENDSSGFRDIDATINTRELAYMLKKAGIDLKAMPEGARDKVMGESTGGATIFGVTGGVMEAALRFAYQAVTNKQPESWDFKAVRGLAGFKEATVDVGGTDVKVAVVHGAKRFKEVCEQVKAGKSPYHFIEFMACPGGCVMGGGQPIMPGVLEAMDRRVSRFYASMKNRLALYNENKA; translated from the coding sequence ATGAGCAGAATCGAGATGGAGAAGATTTTTTACGAACAGCGGACACCCGCTCCGGGCGCGGACCTGGACAAGCTTTTTTTCGTGCAGGTGGACGAAAGCAAATGCATCGGCTGCGACGCCTGCCTGTCCTACTGCCCGACCGGGGCCATTGTCGGGGAAATGGGCGAACCGCACAAGATCGTTGCGCCCGAAGCCTGCATCCACTGCGGCCAGTGTCTCACCCATTGCCCCCAGGGGGCCATCTACGAGGAGCAGTCCTGGGTCCCGGAGATCGAAGCCAGGCTCAAGGATAAAAACGTCCAGGTCGTGGCCATGCCCGCTCCGGCCGTGCGCTACGCCCTGGGCGACGCCTTCGGCCTGCCGGTCGGCGCCGTGACCACGGAAAAGATGCTGGCCGCCCTGCAAAAGCTCGGCTGCAGCAACGTCTGGGACAACGAGTTCGCGGCCGATGTGACCATCTGGGAGGAGGGTTCGGAATTCCTGGCTCGGCTGACCAAAAAAAGCGACAAGCCCCTGCCTCAGTTCACCTCCTGCTGTCCGGGCTGGCAGAAATACGCCGAGACCTTCTACCCGGAGCTCCTGCCCCATTTCTCCTCCTGCAAGTCCCCCATCGGCATGATGGGGTCCCTGGCCAAGACCTACGGAGCCGAGAAGGCGAAATACGATCCGGCCAAGGTCTATACCGTGTCCATCATGCCCTGCACGGCCAAAAAATACGAAGGCCTGCGGCCCGAAAACGATTCCAGCGGCTTTCGCGACATCGACGCCACCATCAACACCCGGGAATTGGCCTACATGCTCAAAAAAGCCGGCATCGACCTCAAGGCCATGCCCGAAGGCGCGCGCGACAAGGTCATGGGCGAGTCCACCGGCGGGGCCACCATCTTCGGGGTGACCGGCGGCGTCATGGAGGCCGCCCTGCGCTTCGCCTACCAGGCCGTGACGAACAAACAGCCGGAAAGCTGGGACTTCAAGGCCGTGCGCGGCCTGGCCGGCTTCAAGGAAGCGACCGTCGACGTGGGAGGCACGGACGTCAAGGTGGCGGTGGTCCACGGGGCCAAACGCTTCAAGGAGGTCTGCGAGCAGGTCAAGGCCGGCAAGTCGCCGTATCACTTCATCGAATTCATGGCCTGCCCCGGCGGCTGCGTCATGGGCGGCGGACAGCCGATCATGCCTGGCGTCCTTGAGGCCATGGACAGGCGCGTGTCCCGGTTCTATGCGTCCATGAAAAATCGTCTGGCCTTGTACAACGAAAACAAAGCCTAA
- a CDS encoding hydrogenase maturation protease codes for MCECRIEWQPEAARSAAPAMVVVGCGNLCGGDFGIGLYALDLLAKADLGPLAGRDVGLACLAGAYHSLLPMLGQAAAGVIVTGVRLGKKPGTIRAWGLDRLRRHLRGIPEEPCGLRSLVDSLERLELSGSLPESLLLVLVEVETTHGVGLSSSARKALRSVVETILDHLAQCAAATKRMGIKPGLYALPDLDGIV; via the coding sequence GTGTGCGAATGCCGGATTGAGTGGCAGCCTGAAGCGGCACGATCCGCCGCGCCGGCCATGGTCGTGGTCGGCTGCGGCAACCTGTGCGGGGGGGATTTCGGCATTGGACTTTACGCCTTGGACCTCCTGGCCAAAGCGGATCTTGGCCCCCTGGCCGGCCGGGACGTCGGGTTGGCCTGCCTGGCCGGGGCCTATCACAGCCTGCTGCCGATGTTGGGCCAGGCCGCTGCGGGGGTGATCGTCACTGGCGTTCGGCTTGGGAAAAAGCCCGGGACCATCCGTGCCTGGGGCCTGGACCGGCTGCGCAGACACCTGCGCGGCATTCCGGAAGAGCCCTGCGGCCTGCGTTCGCTCGTGGATAGCCTGGAACGCCTGGAACTGAGCGGTTCGCTCCCCGAATCCTTGCTGCTGGTGTTGGTCGAAGTCGAGACGACTCACGGCGTCGGGCTTTCCTCCTCCGCCAGAAAAGCCTTGCGGAGCGTGGTTGAAACAATTCTCGACCATCTCGCGCAATGCGCCGCGGCAACGAAACGGATGGGAATCAAGCCCGGGCTGTATGCCCTGCCGGACCTCGACGGCATCGTCTGA
- a CDS encoding DUF1116 domain-containing protein, whose product MTDISQELHVINVGLEGFYTELQEQNVPTVQVDWRPPAGGDVALIDKLARLQTPEVEEANAKTISRIRDSRPMWIDVQPALAAIPGMEGNALLHSGPPIDFGDMCDPQQRAVEAAAIFEGWAVDREGLLAKLRSGDIRLRPNYAYGSVGAMCGVISPSMQVIVTENAPYGNRSWSTFNEGKGNVIWMGTYDKGTIERLRWMRDVLAPSLRAALRTRNEGLDIFKIIAEGTLMGDEVHARSAACTLLLLRELTPMLLNAGVKRDVITRIVEFISQNNHSFLSLTLTACKTACDAAHGIPHSTVVTAMSRNGVNFALRVGGMKDDWFIAPTAPMDEAIYYSGYGPDDAAGDIGDSAIVETAGLGGMIIGAAPSISSFVGGSMGHSRQAMAAMRSICAGDNPAFAPGAVDFTPAPLGIDIRKVVRLGFTPIIDTGVLHKASGVGQIGTGIARAPMAAFIKALRAMPLPA is encoded by the coding sequence ATGACAGACATCAGTCAGGAATTGCACGTCATAAACGTTGGTCTTGAAGGGTTCTACACAGAACTTCAAGAACAGAACGTACCCACGGTGCAAGTGGACTGGCGACCGCCGGCCGGCGGCGATGTGGCGCTTATCGACAAGCTGGCCAGGCTGCAGACGCCGGAAGTGGAGGAGGCCAACGCCAAAACCATCTCCCGCATCAGAGACAGCCGGCCGATGTGGATCGACGTGCAGCCGGCACTGGCGGCCATACCGGGCATGGAAGGCAACGCCCTGCTGCATTCCGGACCGCCTATCGACTTTGGCGACATGTGCGACCCCCAGCAGCGCGCCGTGGAAGCCGCCGCCATCTTCGAAGGCTGGGCTGTCGACCGCGAGGGCCTTCTCGCGAAACTCCGCTCCGGCGACATCCGCCTGCGCCCCAACTACGCCTACGGCAGCGTCGGGGCCATGTGCGGCGTCATCTCGCCCTCCATGCAGGTCATCGTTACCGAGAACGCCCCCTACGGCAACCGCTCGTGGTCCACGTTCAACGAAGGCAAGGGCAACGTCATCTGGATGGGGACCTACGACAAAGGAACCATCGAACGGCTGCGCTGGATGCGCGACGTGCTGGCCCCGAGTCTGCGCGCCGCACTACGCACCCGCAACGAAGGGCTCGACATCTTTAAGATCATCGCCGAGGGCACGCTTATGGGCGATGAAGTCCATGCCCGCAGCGCCGCCTGCACCTTGCTGCTGTTGCGCGAGCTGACTCCCATGCTCCTCAACGCCGGCGTGAAACGCGACGTCATTACCCGCATCGTGGAATTTATCAGCCAAAACAACCACTCGTTCCTGAGCCTGACGCTCACCGCCTGCAAAACCGCCTGCGACGCCGCCCACGGCATCCCCCATTCCACCGTGGTCACGGCAATGAGCCGCAACGGCGTCAATTTCGCTCTGCGCGTGGGCGGCATGAAGGACGACTGGTTCATCGCCCCGACAGCCCCCATGGACGAGGCCATCTACTATTCCGGCTACGGTCCGGACGACGCCGCCGGCGACATCGGCGACAGCGCCATCGTGGAGACCGCCGGCCTTGGCGGCATGATCATCGGCGCGGCCCCGAGCATCAGCTCCTTTGTGGGCGGCTCCATGGGACACTCCCGCCAGGCCATGGCCGCCATGCGCTCCATCTGCGCCGGAGACAATCCGGCCTTTGCCCCAGGTGCGGTGGACTTCACCCCGGCCCCCTTGGGCATCGACATTCGCAAGGTGGTGCGCCTGGGCTTTACCCCCATCATCGACACAGGCGTGCTCCACAAAGCCTCGGGCGTGGGCCAGATCGGCACCGGCATCGCCCGCGCGCCCATGGCGGCCTTCATCAAGGCGCTGCGCGCCATGCCTCTCCCGGCTTGA
- the arcC gene encoding carbamate kinase has protein sequence MTKPIAVVAFGGNAILDAGDDGSFTTQLEKAKAACRQMLAILHQGYQLILVHGNGPQVGNLLIQFEKASDVIPVPPLDVAVATSQGLLGHMLEISMRTVLEEDRMQREVATVLTQVVVSRDDPAFAQPTKPIGPFYSREQAEHYRQTEGWHVVEDSGRGWRRVVCSPLPRKVLELNTIKYLAENDTVVIACGGGGIPVNYLTDSVVGTDGVIDKDATAALLAYNIGAERFIILTGVPQVCLDYGKPTERTVDAMTVAEARSWLEAGQFPSGSMGPKIRSAVEYVEKGGAEAIITSQDNIVAAMQQSGTCTRIVK, from the coding sequence ATGACCAAACCCATTGCCGTGGTGGCCTTCGGCGGCAACGCCATCTTGGACGCCGGAGACGACGGCTCGTTCACCACCCAGCTCGAAAAGGCCAAGGCGGCCTGCCGGCAGATGCTCGCCATCCTGCACCAGGGCTATCAGCTTATTTTGGTGCACGGAAACGGTCCGCAGGTCGGCAACCTGCTCATCCAGTTCGAAAAGGCCAGCGACGTCATTCCCGTCCCCCCCCTCGACGTGGCCGTGGCCACGTCCCAGGGCCTGCTCGGCCACATGCTCGAAATCAGCATGCGCACGGTCCTGGAAGAGGACCGGATGCAGCGCGAGGTGGCGACCGTGCTGACCCAGGTGGTCGTCAGCCGCGACGACCCGGCTTTTGCCCAGCCCACCAAGCCCATCGGCCCCTTTTACAGCCGGGAGCAGGCCGAACACTACCGGCAAACCGAAGGCTGGCACGTGGTCGAGGACTCCGGACGGGGCTGGCGGCGGGTGGTCTGCTCGCCCCTGCCGCGCAAGGTGCTGGAACTCAATACCATCAAATACCTCGCCGAAAACGACACCGTGGTCATTGCCTGCGGCGGCGGCGGCATCCCGGTCAACTACCTCACCGACAGCGTGGTCGGCACCGACGGCGTCATCGACAAGGACGCCACAGCCGCCCTGCTCGCCTACAACATTGGCGCGGAACGTTTCATCATCCTCACCGGCGTGCCCCAGGTCTGCCTGGACTACGGCAAGCCGACCGAGCGAACCGTGGACGCCATGACCGTGGCCGAGGCACGGTCATGGCTGGAGGCCGGCCAGTTTCCGTCCGGCAGCATGGGGCCCAAGATCCGAAGCGCTGTGGAATACGTGGAAAAAGGCGGCGCGGAAGCCATCATCACCTCCCAGGACAACATTGTCGCGGCCATGCAGCAATCCGGAACCTGCACCAGGATCGTCAAATAG
- the fdrA gene encoding acyl-CoA synthetase FdrA, translated as MLLQATVRKNQYQDSVRLMQISRQASQLPGVGKVLALLGTDSNKKVLADLGLMDDVVAAATANDLVICVEAENAEAVAAALADVDGRLRSVAAAGPAEANPKSLEEAVARLSGANFAMISLPGQLAKLDVVTALEQGLHVMLFSDNISLADEAELKALAAKKGLLLMGPDCGTAIINGVALALANVVRRGEIGLAAASGTGIQEVTCLIDRFGGGVSHAIGVGGRDLKKEVGGTMMRQAIRILAADPATKTLVVLSKPGAPEVMETVLDEARQSGLRVVTCLLGGDASAAPEGMVCVSTLEEAAFAALDRDLPPLAIPPGLRERAAALSSGRQYLRGLYSGGTLCYETLFLLKDDLDIQSNVAIKPELKLGYPVKGTGHCCVDLGEDEFTQGRPHPIIDLSLRLERLAEEMADPSVKVVLLDLVLGYGAHRNPAAELAEAIAAASQARPDGGPVVLVHVCGTQADPQDLQAQEKLLAEVGAFLFPTNAQAAKAARAIVAGEL; from the coding sequence ATGCTCTTGCAAGCCACCGTTCGCAAAAATCAGTACCAGGACTCGGTCCGTCTCATGCAGATTTCCCGGCAGGCCAGCCAGCTTCCCGGCGTCGGCAAAGTGCTGGCCCTGCTTGGCACGGACAGCAATAAGAAGGTGCTGGCCGATCTCGGACTCATGGACGACGTCGTTGCCGCTGCCACGGCCAACGATCTGGTCATCTGCGTGGAGGCCGAAAACGCCGAAGCCGTGGCCGCCGCCCTGGCCGACGTGGACGGAAGGCTGCGTTCCGTGGCCGCCGCCGGCCCGGCCGAAGCAAATCCGAAGTCGCTGGAGGAGGCCGTGGCACGCCTGTCGGGAGCCAACTTCGCCATGATCTCGCTGCCCGGCCAACTCGCCAAGCTCGACGTGGTCACGGCCCTGGAGCAGGGCCTTCACGTCATGCTCTTTTCCGACAACATCTCCCTGGCCGACGAAGCTGAGCTCAAGGCCCTGGCCGCGAAAAAAGGCCTGCTCCTCATGGGGCCGGACTGCGGCACGGCGATCATAAACGGCGTGGCCCTGGCCCTGGCCAACGTGGTGCGGCGTGGCGAGATTGGCCTGGCCGCCGCCTCGGGCACCGGCATCCAGGAGGTGACCTGCCTCATCGACCGTTTCGGCGGCGGCGTCTCCCACGCCATCGGCGTCGGCGGACGCGACCTCAAAAAGGAAGTCGGCGGAACCATGATGCGCCAGGCCATCCGCATCCTGGCCGCCGATCCGGCCACCAAGACCCTGGTTGTCCTGTCCAAGCCCGGCGCTCCCGAGGTCATGGAAACCGTGCTGGACGAAGCCCGGCAAAGCGGGCTTCGCGTGGTGACCTGCCTCCTTGGCGGTGACGCGTCCGCCGCGCCCGAAGGCATGGTCTGCGTCTCCACCCTGGAAGAGGCCGCCTTCGCCGCCCTGGACCGCGACCTGCCGCCGCTGGCCATTCCCCCGGGCCTTCGGGAACGCGCCGCCGCGCTGTCGTCTGGCCGCCAGTATCTGCGCGGCCTCTACAGCGGCGGCACACTGTGCTACGAAACCCTGTTCCTGCTCAAGGACGACCTGGACATCCAGTCCAACGTGGCGATCAAGCCCGAACTCAAGCTCGGCTATCCGGTCAAAGGCACGGGACACTGCTGCGTGGACCTCGGCGAGGACGAGTTCACCCAGGGCCGGCCCCACCCCATCATCGACCTCTCCTTGCGCCTGGAACGGCTGGCCGAGGAAATGGCCGACCCCAGCGTCAAGGTCGTTCTCCTCGACTTGGTCCTCGGCTACGGCGCCCACCGCAACCCGGCGGCCGAACTGGCCGAGGCCATCGCCGCCGCAAGCCAGGCCCGGCCCGACGGCGGCCCCGTCGTGCTGGTCCATGTCTGCGGCACGCAGGCCGACCCCCAGGATCTCCAGGCCCAGGAAAAGCTCCTGGCCGAGGTCGGGGCCTTCCTTTTCCCCACCAACGCCCAGGCCGCCAAGGCCGCCAGGGCCATTGTCGCGGGCGAACTGTAA
- a CDS encoding FAD-binding oxidoreductase has translation MTYQEAVQQAFGEAATFDPEILRSYDHDLGEMPRPLMALISHRPHTVVVPRTAADAAKALAIADRYDVPVTPRGQASSGYGGAIPSQGGMVLDLCGLNRVLAVDPIAGTADVEPGVVWEELSRALAGHGLDNRVCPTSAPSSTVGGWFAMGGVGIGSLRYGDIRDNVLEIDVAGLDGTIHTHAGTEMEAFHQTCGALGVITRLRLVCRPAEALTPLAVGLPDAASAVRFLELLQPWPAAYSASLLSAGYCAMRAAAEGHAPAALSGYVVSLAVAGPGDHAAEAARLAARCGGALLDVATGQAEWDGRYYPMRIRRVGPSALVGEFYVPLAGFAPAMAALSRALRRDALGVEAFAVRGGRLAVLVYLLDDAGSLLYPLRMAKAMVPLRLSRRFGGAPYATGMWFSALAEAAFGREKLARVRRLKTERDPRELLNPGNLGGPWLPLLPCLSLSRLIVWATACMGPLAALFPSPRHRSS, from the coding sequence ATGACGTATCAGGAAGCCGTCCAACAGGCCTTTGGCGAGGCCGCAACCTTCGACCCCGAAATTCTTCGCAGTTACGACCATGACCTCGGCGAAATGCCCCGCCCGCTCATGGCGCTGATTTCGCACCGCCCCCATACCGTGGTCGTGCCCCGCACGGCCGCCGATGCGGCCAAGGCCCTCGCAATCGCCGACCGCTACGACGTCCCGGTCACCCCGCGAGGCCAAGCCTCGTCGGGTTACGGCGGGGCGATACCCAGCCAGGGCGGGATGGTCCTCGACCTGTGCGGCCTAAACCGCGTCCTGGCCGTGGACCCTATCGCCGGAACCGCGGATGTGGAGCCCGGCGTGGTCTGGGAGGAACTTTCCCGCGCCTTGGCCGGACATGGCCTGGACAACCGCGTCTGTCCGACCAGCGCCCCGTCCTCCACCGTCGGCGGCTGGTTCGCCATGGGCGGTGTCGGCATCGGCAGCCTGCGCTACGGCGACATCCGCGACAATGTCCTGGAAATCGACGTGGCCGGCCTGGATGGGACCATCCACACCCACGCCGGAACTGAAATGGAAGCCTTCCACCAGACCTGCGGCGCGCTTGGCGTCATCACCCGGCTGCGTCTGGTCTGCCGGCCGGCCGAAGCGCTTACCCCTTTGGCCGTGGGCCTGCCCGACGCCGCAAGCGCCGTCCGGTTTTTGGAATTGCTGCAACCATGGCCGGCGGCCTATTCGGCCAGCCTACTCTCGGCCGGCTACTGTGCCATGCGCGCGGCGGCCGAGGGACATGCCCCGGCCGCCCTGTCGGGCTATGTCGTCTCCCTGGCTGTCGCGGGTCCTGGGGATCACGCCGCCGAGGCCGCTCGCCTGGCCGCGCGCTGCGGCGGCGCACTGCTTGACGTGGCCACAGGCCAGGCCGAATGGGACGGCCGGTACTATCCCATGCGCATCCGCCGCGTCGGCCCATCGGCCCTGGTCGGGGAGTTCTACGTCCCCTTGGCCGGCTTCGCCCCGGCCATGGCGGCACTCTCCAGGGCGTTGCGGCGCGACGCCCTGGGCGTTGAGGCCTTTGCCGTGCGCGGAGGCCGTCTGGCCGTGCTGGTTTATCTCCTCGACGACGCCGGTTCGCTGCTCTACCCCCTGCGCATGGCCAAGGCCATGGTCCCCCTGCGCCTGTCCCGGCGTTTCGGCGGCGCGCCCTATGCCACGGGCATGTGGTTTTCCGCCCTGGCCGAGGCCGCCTTCGGCCGGGAAAAGCTGGCCCGGGTCCGTCGGCTCAAGACCGAGCGCGACCCCCGCGAACTGCTCAACCCCGGGAATCTCGGCGGCCCCTGGCTCCCCCTGCTCCCGTGCCTGAGCCTTTCGCGACTGATTGTCTGGGCCACGGCCTGCATGGGCCCCCTGGCCGCCCTTTTCCCCTCCCCGCGCCATCGTTCCTCATAA
- a CDS encoding (Fe-S)-binding protein yields MSTREHAGIVRELDRIVATCARCGFCKVACPTFPFGGGFETFSPRAKAYFLREYLAGREALSPAWVDRFYRCTTCERCQTVCQTAIPLVELWETVRADIVRQGLGPMPAHKKLRALAEAHGNPYGEPAAKQSQWLLPEHAPTNRAEILIFGGCTASYRMPAMLQTGVTILTRLGIPYAYAGGDEHCCASPLLRTGQLDIASELIGKNLDLFARTGATTIVTPCGGCSKTLKHDYPVYARKLGKPFMATVRHFSEIYAELLGCGRLQPRVPVNMTVTFHDPCHVGRSQGLFNEPRAILAAIPGLNLVEMPRSREASRCCGAGGGVKANYPQMAAAIARERLEEAVATGADTLATMCPFCQASFAQAIKETGAPIGLCGLEELLLASLEA; encoded by the coding sequence ATGAGCACTCGCGAGCATGCCGGCATTGTCCGGGAACTGGACCGCATTGTAGCCACCTGCGCCCGCTGCGGCTTTTGCAAGGTCGCCTGCCCCACCTTTCCCTTTGGCGGCGGCTTTGAAACCTTCTCCCCGCGCGCCAAGGCCTATTTCCTCCGGGAGTATCTGGCCGGGCGCGAGGCGCTTTCCCCGGCTTGGGTCGACCGTTTCTACCGCTGCACCACCTGCGAACGTTGCCAGACCGTTTGCCAGACGGCCATTCCCTTGGTGGAACTCTGGGAGACCGTGCGGGCCGACATCGTGCGCCAGGGGCTTGGCCCCATGCCGGCCCACAAAAAGCTGCGCGCCTTGGCCGAGGCTCACGGCAACCCCTACGGCGAACCGGCCGCCAAGCAGTCCCAGTGGCTTTTGCCCGAGCACGCCCCCACGAACCGGGCCGAAATCCTCATCTTCGGCGGCTGCACCGCGTCCTACCGGATGCCGGCCATGCTCCAGACCGGCGTGACCATCCTCACCCGACTGGGCATCCCCTACGCCTATGCCGGCGGCGACGAACACTGCTGCGCCAGCCCCCTGCTGCGCACGGGCCAGCTCGACATCGCATCGGAGCTTATCGGCAAGAATCTCGATCTGTTCGCCCGCACCGGAGCCACGACCATCGTCACCCCCTGCGGGGGCTGCTCCAAGACGCTCAAACACGACTACCCGGTCTACGCCCGCAAGCTCGGCAAGCCTTTCATGGCCACGGTGCGACACTTCTCTGAAATCTACGCGGAGCTGCTGGGCTGCGGCCGCTTGCAGCCGCGCGTCCCAGTCAACATGACGGTCACGTTTCACGACCCCTGCCATGTGGGCCGTTCCCAAGGGCTTTTCAACGAACCACGCGCCATCCTGGCCGCCATCCCGGGCTTGAACCTCGTCGAAATGCCGCGCAGCCGCGAAGCGTCCCGGTGTTGCGGCGCCGGTGGCGGGGTCAAGGCCAACTATCCGCAAATGGCGGCGGCCATCGCCCGGGAACGCCTGGAAGAGGCCGTGGCCACCGGCGCCGACACGTTGGCGACCATGTGTCCGTTTTGCCAGGCCAGCTTCGCCCAGGCCATCAAGGAGACCGGCGCGCCCATCGGTCTTTGCGGCCTGGAGGAACTGCTGCTGGCCTCCCTGGAGGCCTGA
- a CDS encoding DUF2877 domain-containing protein translates to MAVGIAGERVVPAPGASLRGRVWAVFQRSIHVALGDGFLTLGNPDLPPHPYSILWDGYPGGFVPGQTVTVTDDGVFTDDRRLVALAGLARFRPALEHPRPAGFRSIRHALAASRQAAAVLPDKGGFHTLFLQRPRPAPSDVACRLPGAFADLGGRLYLRIAEALRQRRLEDLGQAARAMAGLGIGLTPSGDDFLAGMLAASRFHGLSLGRPVLSQVTLTTLALDCAARTTAFSGFLLRCAAEGQVAGPVGDWLEAVHAGDADRAAIAVGALACIGHASGLDTLMGLILVMDICLGERAWIEA, encoded by the coding sequence ATGGCCGTCGGGATCGCGGGCGAGCGGGTGGTTCCGGCCCCGGGCGCAAGCCTTCGGGGCCGGGTGTGGGCCGTGTTTCAACGAAGCATCCACGTGGCTCTGGGCGATGGCTTCCTGACCTTGGGCAACCCGGACCTGCCGCCCCATCCCTACTCCATCCTCTGGGACGGCTATCCGGGCGGCTTCGTCCCAGGACAGACGGTCACGGTCACGGACGACGGCGTTTTCACGGACGACCGCAGACTCGTCGCCCTGGCCGGCCTGGCCCGCTTCCGGCCGGCCCTGGAACATCCCCGGCCGGCCGGATTTCGTTCGATCCGTCACGCCCTGGCCGCCAGCCGCCAAGCCGCCGCCGTCCTGCCCGACAAGGGGGGCTTTCATACCCTGTTCCTCCAGCGTCCGAGGCCTGCTCCCTCGGACGTCGCCTGTCGTCTGCCCGGGGCTTTCGCCGACCTGGGTGGCAGGCTTTACCTCCGGATTGCCGAAGCCTTGCGCCAGCGCCGCCTGGAAGACCTTGGGCAGGCCGCCCGTGCCATGGCCGGCCTGGGCATCGGCCTGACGCCGTCCGGAGACGATTTTCTAGCCGGTATGCTGGCGGCGTCGCGCTTTCATGGGTTGAGCCTGGGCCGGCCGGTCTTGAGCCAGGTAACGCTGACGACACTCGCGCTCGACTGCGCGGCCCGCACCACGGCCTTTTCCGGCTTCCTCCTGCGCTGCGCCGCCGAGGGCCAGGTGGCTGGCCCGGTTGGCGACTGGCTGGAAGCGGTCCATGCCGGCGACGCCGACCGGGCCGCAATCGCCGTAGGAGCCCTGGCCTGCATCGGACACGCCAGCGGCCTGGACACCCTGATGGGCCTTATTTTGGTCATGGATATCTGCCTGGGAGAACGCGCATGGATCGAAGCCTGA
- a CDS encoding sll0787 family AIR synthase-like protein has translation MDRSLTLAALADALRRAEVFRNKCRIRPMVALFGGQEQAAGIRNGDDAAAIPDGDGFLLLAAEGIVDSLVRRNPYLAGRCAVLANINDIYAMGGRPLAMVDVVGTPDEATAREICRGMRDAAARYRVPVVGGHLLRTAFDHSASMAILGRAKTCLTSFDARPGDSLVLATRPNGAWLGDLGFWNATLPEDDATLIAHLELLPACAEAGLARAGKDVSMAGLAGTALMLAESSGVGCRLDVDALSPPPGAPLTPWLLAFMSYGFLLAVAPDKLDAVVALFTAGGVRTVPVGEVCRERQVWLTRGEERELLWDLETTPFVGGAP, from the coding sequence ATGGATCGAAGCCTGACCCTGGCCGCCCTGGCCGACGCCCTGCGGCGTGCGGAAGTCTTCCGCAACAAGTGCCGCATCCGGCCCATGGTCGCGCTTTTCGGCGGCCAGGAACAGGCGGCGGGCATCCGCAACGGCGACGATGCCGCCGCCATCCCCGACGGCGACGGCTTCCTGCTTTTGGCCGCTGAGGGCATCGTGGACTCCCTGGTGCGCCGTAACCCCTATCTGGCCGGACGCTGCGCCGTCTTGGCCAACATCAATGATATATACGCCATGGGCGGCCGGCCCCTGGCCATGGTGGACGTGGTCGGAACCCCCGACGAGGCCACGGCCCGGGAGATCTGCCGGGGCATGCGCGACGCCGCCGCCCGCTACCGGGTTCCCGTCGTCGGCGGCCATCTCCTGCGCACGGCCTTCGACCACTCGGCCTCCATGGCCATCCTCGGAAGGGCCAAGACCTGCCTCACGAGCTTCGACGCCCGCCCCGGCGACAGCTTGGTGCTGGCGACGCGCCCAAACGGCGCCTGGCTTGGCGACCTGGGGTTTTGGAACGCCACGCTGCCCGAGGACGACGCCACCCTCATAGCCCATCTCGAACTCTTGCCCGCCTGCGCCGAGGCCGGACTGGCCCGGGCCGGCAAGGACGTCAGCATGGCCGGCCTGGCCGGCACGGCGCTGATGCTGGCCGAATCCTCCGGCGTGGGCTGCCGCCTCGACGTCGACGCCCTGTCCCCGCCGCCCGGCGCGCCGCTCACCCCGTGGCTGCTGGCGTTTATGTCCTACGGCTTCCTGCTGGCCGTGGCTCCGGACAAGCTCGACGCCGTCGTCGCCCTTTTCACGGCCGGCGGCGTACGGACTGTTCCCGTGGGCGAGGTCTGCCGGGAACGACAGGTCTGGCTGACCCGGGGCGAAGAGCGGGAGCTGTTGTGGGATCTGGAAACGACGCCCTTTGTCGGAGGCGCGCCGTGA